One window of the Macaca thibetana thibetana isolate TM-01 chromosome 1, ASM2454274v1, whole genome shotgun sequence genome contains the following:
- the LOC126955567 gene encoding aflatoxin B1 aldehyde reductase member 3, which produces MSQQLSLARPATVLGAMEMGRRMDAPTSAAVTRAFLERGHTEIDTAFVYSDGQSETILGGLGLGLGGSDCRVKIATKANPLFGNSLKPDSLRFQLETSLKRLQCPRVDLFYLHLPDHSTPVEETLRACHQLHQEGKFVELGLSNYAAWEVAEICTLCKSNGWIVPTVYQGMYNAITRQVETELFPCLRHFGLRFYAFNPLAGGLLTGRYKYEDKDKKQPVSRFFGNQWAEMYRNRYWKENHFEGIALVEKALQAAYGAGAPSMTSATLRWMYHHSQLQGAHGDAVILGMSSLEQLEQNLAAAEEGPLKPAVVDAFNQAWNLVAYECPNYFR; this is translated from the exons ATGTCCCAGCAACTATCACTGGCCCGGCCCGCCACGGTGCTGGGCGCTATGGAGATGGGGCGCCGCATGGACGCGCCCACCAGCGCAGCAGTCACGCGCGCCTTCCTGGAGCGCGGCCACACCGAGATAGACACGGCCTTCGTGTACAGCGACGGCCagtccgagaccatcctgggcggCCTGGGACTCGGGCTGGGGGGCAGCGACTGCAGAG tGAAAATTGCTACCAAGGCCAATCCACTGTTTGGGAACTCCCTGAAGCCTGACAGTCTCCGGTTCCAGCTGGAGACGTCACTGAAGCGGCTGCAGTGTCCCCGAGTGGACCTCTTCTACTTGCACTTGCCAGACCACAGCACGCCCGTGGAAGAGACACTGCGTGCCTGCCACCAGCTGCACCAGGAG GGCAAGTTCGTGGAGCTTGGCCTCTCCAACTATGCCGCCTGGGAAGTGGCCGAGATCTGTACCCTCTGCAAGAGCAATGGCTGGATCGTGCCCACTGTGTACCAG GGCATGTACAACGCCATCACCCGGCAGGTGGAAACGGAGCTCTTCCCCTGCCTCAGGCACTTTGGACTGAGGTTCTATGCCTTCAACCCTCTGGCTG GGGGCCTGCTGACTGGCAGGTACAAGTATGAGGACAAGGACAAGAAACAGCCCGTGAGCCGCTTCTTTGGGAATCAGTGGGCAGAGATGTACAGGAATCG CTACTGGAAGGAGAACCACTTCGAGGGCATTGCCCTGGTGGAGAAGGCCCTGCAGGCTGCGTATGGCGCTGGTGCCCCCAGCATGACCTCGGCCACCCTCCGGTGGATGTACCACCACTCACAGCTGCAG GGTGCCCACGGGGATGCGGTCATCCTGGGCATGTCCAGCCTGGAGCAGTTGGAGCAGAACTTGGCAGCCGCAGAGGAAGGGCCCCTGAAGCCGGCTGTCGTGGACGCCTTTAATCAAGCCTGGAATTTGGTTGCTTACGAATGTCCCAACTACTTCCGCTAG